The following proteins come from a genomic window of Metarhizium brunneum chromosome 2, complete sequence:
- the auh gene encoding Methylglutaconyl-CoA hydratase has product MPPRMSLSSPRATATFIRRLYSTETEPLIRVTNIPSASSGHIRVLELNRPKARNAISKALLTALRAEVDDVHAQYGPNGEETGVARPGVSANLGPTRALVLASAVDACFCAGADLKERRGFTQEETAAFLANLRGTFTTLSNLQIPTISAISSLALGGGLELALSTHFRVLSSNATIGLPETRLGIIPGAGGTHRLPAIIGLSRARDLILTGRRVAAPEAYFMGIADRLVEVVPQDERDASDILPAARKTTLAEAVRLAQEICEGGPVAIRAGLQAVAWARQEKENEMYERVVATEDRNEALKAFQEKRKPVFKGR; this is encoded by the exons ATGCCTCCTCGCATGTCGCTCTCGTCCCCTCGCGCGACCGCGACATTCATCCGCCGCCTCTACTCCACCGAAACCGAACCTCTCATCCGCGTCACCAACATCCCCTCTGCTTCCTCTGGCCACATTCGCGTCCTCGAGCTCAACCGCCCCAAGGCCCGAAACGCCATCTCCAAGGCCCTCCTGACCGCTCTCCGCGCCGAAGTCGACGACGTCCATGCGCAGTATGGTCCCAATGGCGAGGAGACGGGCGTAGCTAGGCCCGGCGTCAGCGCCAACCTGGGACCAACGAgggccttggtgttggccagCGCCGTCGATGCCTGTTTCTGCGCCGGGGCAGACTTGAAGGAGCGCAGGGGGTTCACGCAGGAAGA AACGGCTGCATTCCTCGCCAATCTCCGCGGCACATTCACCACCCTCTCCAACCTTCAAATCCCCACCATATCAGCCATCTCGTCCCTCGCCCTCGGTGGCGGTCTCGAGCTCGCTCTCTCGACACACTTCCGCGTCCTCTCGTCCAATGCAACCATCGGCCTGCCGGAAACGCGGCTTGGCATCATCCCCGGCGCAGGCGGCACCCACCGTCTCCCAGCCATCATTGGCCTCTCCAGAGCCCGAGACTTGATCCTCACGGGCCGCCGTGTTGCGGCGCCGGAGGCGTACTTTATGGGCATTGCGGATCGTCTGGTGGAAGTGGTGCCCCAAGACGAGCGTGATGCTTCGGATATTTTGCCCGCCGCCCGCAAGACTACCCTAGCAGAGGCAGTTAGACTCGCCCAGGAGATTTGCGAGGGTGGACCAGTCGCTATCCGCGCCGGGTTGCAGGCCGTTGCGTGGGCGAGACAAGAGAAGGAGAATGAGATGTATGAGAGGGTGGTGGCGACAGAGGATAGGAATGAGGCGTTGAAGGCATTCCAGGAGAAGAGAAAGCCTGTGTTCAAGGGGCGGTAA
- the lys1_2 gene encoding Homocitrate synthase, with translation MCGTCNGDATGAAPPAANSTTDNAAPSASTSNGVYPAQGNPASSPYQSVQDYISNVGRFKIIESTLREGEQFANAFFDIDTKIKIAKALDNFGVDYIELTSPVASQASYDDCKAICQLGLKAKILTHVRCNMEDAKKAVECGVDGVDLVIGTSSFLREYSHGKSMDMIRSIALEVIDYVKSKGVEVRFSSEDSFRSNLVDILHLYQACDKAGVDRVGVADTVGGATPRMVYDLIRTLRGCVGCDIETHFHDDTGCAVANAHSALEAGATHVDTSVLGIGERNGITPLGALMARMVVTAPDYVKSKYNLKALKSLETLVADAVQVNIPFNNPVTGFCAGIHAKAILANPSTYEIIDPHDFGMTRYVSINSRITGWNAVKARIEQLGLGSEFSDDQVKEVYGSPLFSAVFHYTGDIDTMRRTAKIKQMADIRPLAIDDTDSIIRSYHLDLKV, from the exons ATGTGCGGTACCTGCAACGGAGACGCAACTGGCGCTGCCCCGCCCGCCGCGAACTCGACGACGGACAATGCTGCTCCCTCGGCATCGACAAGCAATGGCGTCTATCCTGCCCAGGGCAACCCGGCGTCTTCTCCCTACCAGTCTGTTCAGGACTATATCTCAAATGTTGGCAGGTTCAAGATCATTG AGAGCACTTTGAGAGAAGGAGAGCAG TTTGCGAACGCCTTCTTCGATATCGACACTAAGATCAAGATCGCCAAAGCACT CGACAACTTCGGTGTAGACTACATCGAGCTGACCAGCCCTGTAGCTAGTCAAGCTTCTTATGATGACTGCAAGGCCATCTGTCAGCTTGGTCTCAAG GCCAAGATCCTTACGCACGTCCGCTGTAATATGGAAGATGCGAAGAAGGCAGTCGAGTGCGGCGTGGATGGCGTCGACCTG GTTATTGGAACATCAAGCTTCCTCCGGGAATATTCCCACGGCAAGAGCATGGATATGATAAGATCCATTGCCCTGGAGGTCATTGACTATGTGAAGAG CAAGGGTGTTGAAGTCCGCTTTTCAAGTGAGGACTCCTTCAGGAGCAACCTCGTCGATATCCTACACCTCTATCAAGCCTGTGACAAGGCTGGTGTCGACCGAGT AGGTGTCGCTGATACCGTTGGCGGAGCCACGCCAAGGATGGTCTACGACTTGATCAGGACACTGAGAG GCTGTGTGGGCTGCGACATAG aGACTCATTTTCACGACGATACTGGCTGCGCAGTTGCAAATGCACACTCCGCGCTCGAAGCTGGGGCCACGCACGTCGATACCAGCGTGTTGGGAATTGGCGAACGCAATGGCATCACTCCGCT TGGTGCTTTGATGGCCCGCATGGTTGTAACAGCACCGGACTATGTCAAGTCGAAGTATAATCTCAAGGCATTGAAGAGCTTAGAAACCCTGGTTGCCGATGCTGTCCAGGTCAATATCCCA TTCAACAATCCTGTGACGGGCTTCTGC GCTGGCATCCATGCTAAGG CTATTCTTGCTAACCCATCAACCTACGAGATCATCGATCCGCACGACTTCGGAA TGACACGCTATGTCTCCATTAATTCAAGAATTACAGGCTGGAACGCTGTCAAGGCCCGCATCGAGCAGCTAGGCCTGGGCTCGGAGTTCTCTGATGATCAAGTTAAAGAAGTGTACGGATCTCCCCTCTTCTCCGCGGTGTTTCACTACACGGGCGATATTGACACTATGCGCAGGACTGCCAAGATCAAGCAAATGGCGGACATTCGCCCCCTGGCTATTGACGACACAGACTCAATTATTAGGTCTTACCATCTAGATCTCAAGGTATAA
- the JID1_0 gene encoding J domain-containing protein 1, with the protein MQRGAPYTKRRFYQLVKLYHPDTHDKDAPPSSSPQQIPHATRLERYHLVVAANNLLSDPNKRRLYDHHGIGWTADHRAPDLREVDKAWRHQPGNASRNATWEDWEQWRNERDGKPSEPMYMSNGTFAALVVCMCMIGALAQMNRAEAAGEQYVDFVQQKDWAIGQKMRQNNMASAGRTKDERVDTFLRDRENLSFDFQPAKYDDPSHANRSG; encoded by the coding sequence ATGCAGCGCGGCGCGCCGTACACAAAACGGCGGTTCTACCAGCTCGTGAAGCTATACCACCCCGACACCCACGACAAAGATGCTccgccctcgtcctccccGCAGCAGATTCCACACGCAACCCGCCTCGAGAGGTACCACCTGGTCGTGGCGGCCAATAATCTCCTAAGCGACCCGAACAAACGTCGTCTGTACGACCACCACGGCATCGGCTGGACGGCCGACCACCGTGCCCCGGACCTCCGAGAGGTCGACAAGGCGTGGCGACACCAGCCGGGGAATGCCTCGCGCAACGCCACCTGGGAGGACTGGGAGCAGTGGCGGAACGAGCGCGACGGCAAGCCCAGCGAGCCCATGTACATGAGCAACGGGACGTTTGCGGCCCTCGTGGTCTGCATGTGCATGATTGGGGCTCTGGCGCAGATGAACCGcgccgaagccgccggcgAGCAGTACGTCGACTTTGTGCAGCAGAAGGACTGGGCCATCGGGCAGAAGATGCGCCAGAACAACATGGCGTCGGCGGGGAGGACAAAGGACGAGAGGGTCGACACGTTTCTACGGGACAGGGAGAACCTGTCGTTTGATTTTCAGCCTGCCAAGTACGACGACCCCTCGCATGCGAATAGATCAGGATAA
- the ADY2 gene encoding Accumulation of dyads protein 2: MSAPVQNNDTAAEQTYKEGNHNGHHLPPTTADAGPGGRVPKPYQSMVSQVYDPQFFKIANPGPLGLIAFALTTFVLGLYQCGAGLPNSNPLGSVGPDQAVFGLAVFYGGTAQFIAGIMEFRVGNTFGTTVHCSYGAFWLAFAMFMVPQLGIKEAYGGDEHAFSFAVGIFLILWCFLTLVFFIAALRTNIAILTVLGLLVLAFFFLSIAQFISTTHTTAAVRVNRAGGVFAVLCAFAAFYAGSAGLMTPATTWVVFPLGEFERPPAQTNPV, translated from the exons ATGTCTGCCCCCGTTCAAAACAACGATACTGCCGCCGAGCAGACTTACAAGGAGGGCAATCATAATGGCCATCACTTGCCTCCAACCACCGCCGACGCAGGTCCTGGGGGGAGAGTACCAAAGCCTTACCAGTCCATGGTCTCTCAGGTGTATGATCCTCAATTTTTCAAGATTGCCAATCCTGGACCTCTGGGTCTCATTGCCTTTGCTCTGACTACCTTTGTCCTGGGCCTATACCAGTGCGGTGCTGG ATTGCCAAACTCAAACCCCCTCGGAAGCGTCGGTCCTGACCAAGCAGTATTCGGTCTGGCTGTCTTCTACGGCGGCACCGCACAGTTCATTGCCGGTATTATGGAATTCCGTGTGGGCAACACCTTTGGTACAACTGTCCACTGCTCCTACGGCGCCTTCTGGCTTGCGTTTGCCATGTTCATGGTCCCTCAGCTTGGTATCAAGGAAGCCTACGGTGGAGATGAGCACGCCTTCAGCTTCGCCGTGGGCATATTCTTGATTCTGTGGTGCTTCCTAACCCTCGTCTTTTTCATTGCTGCATTGAGAACAAACATTGCCATTTTGACCGTCCTGGGCCTGCTTGTTCTGGCATTTTTCTTCCTCAGCATTGCTCAGTTCATCTCCACTACTCATACCACTGCGGCGGTTCGTGTCAATCGTGCGGGAGGAGTATTTGCCGTGCTGTGCGCTTTTGCTGCATTCTATGCTGGAAGTGCTGGTCTCATGACGCCGGCAACAACTTGGGTCGTGTTCCCTTTGGGCGAGTTCGAACGACCTCCGGCCCAAACGAATCCTGTCTAG
- the FRS2 gene encoding Phenylalanine--tRNA ligase alpha subunit: MATLNETPAGDLATQILHALDKNSPLLSSAAFPTIPSTEVKGALDRLASRDMVKYETIDREEAILEPEGEQIAANGSHEARVFEALRTAVEGLTIQELETAIGDKNVVKIGQGRAFREKWISKTPDGKFKAAKESIKDTTKEQMQTIQSTKSYPDAKMLADLKKRKLVRTQKIISFNFQKGEKFALKIPEVATDLTADMIASGSWKSATFKGYNFKALGADQHPGALHPLNKVRSELRQIFFEMGFQEMPTDKFVESGFWNFDALFVPQQHPARDMQDTFYVSDPKEADMPRGEDSSDTADYKTYWDNVKDVHQDGKYGSIGYRYPWSGEESKKLVLRTHTTAISANMLYKLAQQKGPDGRPPPARYFSIDRVFRNETVDATHLAEFHQVEGVIADYDLTLGGLMEFMDIFFGKMGITDLKYKCAYNPYTEPSMEIFSYHKGLGKLVEIGNSGMFRAEMLESMGLPKDMRVFGWGLSLERPTMIKYGISNIRELLGHKVDLNFMRNSPAVRLDKE, translated from the exons ATGGCGACCTTGAACGAGACCCCCGCTGGGGACCTTGCGACCCAAATCCTCCATGCGCTGGACAAGAACTCGCCCCTCCTCTCGTCTGCCGCCTTCCCCACGATCCCCTCCACCGAGGTCAAGGGTGCACTGGATAGACTTGCCTCCCGTGACATGGTCAAGTACGAAACGATAGACCGAGAAGAAGCCATTTTAGAGCCTGAGGGCGAGCAGATTGCCGCCAATGGTAGCCACGAGGCCCGGGTTTTTGAGGCTCTGCGCACCGCAGTGGAGGGGTTGACAATCCAAGAGCTTGAAACGGCAATTGGCGACAAGAATGTGGTCAAGATTGGCCAGGGCCGAGCCTTCAGGGAGAAGTGGATTTCCAAGACCCCAG ATGGCAAGTTCAAGGCCGCC AAAGAGTCCATCAAGGACACCACCAAGGAACAGATGCAGACCATTCAGTCGACAAAGTCGTACCCCGATGCCAAGATGCTCGCTGATTTGAAGAAGCGTAAGCTTGTCCGAACACAGAAGATTATCAGCTTCAACTTTCAAAAGGGGGAAAAGTTTGCTCTCAAGATCCCCGAGGTGGCTACCGACTTGACGGCCGACATGATTGCCAGCGGTTCATGGAAGTCGGCTACTTTCAAGGGATACAACTTCAAGGCCTTGGGTGCCGATCAGCACCCCGGAGCTCTGCATCCCCTGAACAAGGTCCGATCCGAGCTGAGGCAAATCTTCTTCGAGATGGGCTTCCAGGAGATGCCTACAGACAA GTTCGTCGAGTCGGGATTCTGGAATTTCGATGCGCTCTTTGTGCCGCAACAGCATCCTGCTCGTGATATGCAAGATACC TTTTACGTATCGGATCCCAAGGAGGCAGACATGCCTAGAGGGGAAGATTCTAGTGATACGGCTGACTACAAGACGTACTGGGATAACGTCAAGGATGTCCACCAG GATGGCAAGTACGGCTCCATTGGTTATCGATACCCCTGGTCCGGAGAAGAATCCAAGAAGCTCGTGCTTCGAACACACACCACAGCTATCAGCGCCAACATGCTGTACAAACTAGCGCAGCAGAAGGGCCCTGACGGCCGCCCGCCACCGGCTCGTTACTTCTCCATCGATCGTGTGTTCCGTAACGAAACAGTCGATGCCACCCACTTGGCAGAATTTCATCAGGTCGAGGGTGTCATTGCTGACTACGACTTGACGCTCGGTGGTCTCATGGAG TTTATGGACATCTTCTTCGGCAAGATGGGCATTACCGACCTCAAGTACAAGTGTGCTTACAACCCTT ACACCGAGCCCAGCATGGAAATCTTCTCTTATC ACAAGGGCCTCGGAAAGCTAGTCGAAATCGGCAACAGCGGCATGTTCCGTGCTGAAATGTTGGAATCCATGGGTCTGCC CAAGGACATGCGAGTGTTCGGCTGGGGTCTCTCCCTTGAGCGCCCCACCATGATCAAGTACGGCATCTCAAATATTCGCGAGCTGCTAGGTCACAAGGTCGATCTCAACTTCATGCGGAACAGTCCCGCGGTGCGTTTGGACAAGGAATAG
- the GATB gene encoding Glutamyl-tRNA(Gln) amidotransferase subunit B — MRRVPISEVGRYLLRGSISKRGCLVGRHTLGHGAVALRSPTPLSGHFRAASTIEKPTASSNESVVPFRKQLKEEAKLAKKQGKKKSKGDYQTVDGWELTVGIEIHAQLNTARKLFSPATTSFNDEPNSHVALFDVSMPGSQPLIQRETLLPALRAALALNCEIQSVSRFDRKHYFWWDQPAGYQITQYYEPFAKNGHITLYARDGIAAEDGESVTVGIKQVQLEQDTAKTLTQTGNVHWLDFNRVGVPLVEIITEPDMHHPRTAAALVRKIQLLLNTVDTCVSGMETGGLRADVNVSVRKADDPSCKLGTRTEIKNLGTIKAVEDAIIAERDRQIQELEAGRSIAGETRGWSLGSKETRRLRGKEGEVDYRYMPDPDIAPLVIGNDLVEHLRTSLAVLPDAELDTLINDFGLTAKDALSLIILDNGARVQYFYKVLDGIDRKMQVELADKTRPDLKSYATLAANWVTHELGRLTTYKAGPLASAELLFTADGECAQVPAADLSQLLYHLCLKQITGKVAKELLLSIYLEELQGSVEEAIEANGLWFREISETEYRQLAKEAVEGEDKVLQEFIGYKKFPQGKLMYLVGKMMKMGPTERINAATAEAAMRAQIEASQGRG, encoded by the coding sequence ATGAGGCGAGTGCCGATCTCCGAGGTTGGGAGATATCTTCTCCGTGGGAGCATCTCAAAGCGAGGCTGTTTGGTGGGACGTCATACTCTTGGACACGGCGCCGTGGCTTTGCGATCGCCAACCCCCTTGTCTGGGCACTTTCGAGCCGCATCAACAATTGAAAAACCGACCGCATCTTCGAATGAAAGCGTTGTTCCCTTTCGCAAGCAGCTAAAGGAAGAGGCAAAGCTTGCCAAGAAgcagggcaagaagaagtcaAAAGGCGATTATCAGACTGTGGATGGCTGGGAATTGACTGTGGGCATTGAAATTCATGCACAGCTCAACACCGCCCGGAAGCTCTTTTCCCCTGCAACCACGTCGTTCAACGACGAGCCCAACAGTCACGTGGCCCTTTTTGATGTCTCTATGCCTGGAAGTCAGCCGCTGATACAAAGGGAGACACTGCTTCCGGCGCTACGGGCTGCCTTGGCTCTCAACTGCGAGATCCAATCTGTAAGTCGCTTTGACAGGAAGCATTACTTCTGGTGGGACCAGCCGGCTGGATATCAAATAACCCAATACTACGAGCCTTTTGCTAAGAATGGTCATATCACACTCTATGCTCGGGACGGCATTGCTGCTGAAGATGGTGAAAGTGTCACCGTTGGTATTAAACAAGTGCAGCTTGAGCAGGATACCGCCAAAACGTTGACACAAACCGGCAATGTGCATTGGCTAGATTTCAACCGAGTTGGTGTGCCTCTGGTCGAGATCATTACTGAGCCCGACATGCATCATCCTCGAACGGCTGCCGCTCTGGTTCGCAAAATCCAGCTTTTACTCAACACTGTCGACACTTGTGTTTCAGGAATGGAAACTGGCGGTCTCAGAGCGGACGTGAACGTGTCGGTCCGCAAAGCTGACGACCCTTCTTGCAAACTGGGCACACGGACAGAAATCAAGAACCTCGGTACCATAAAAGCTGTCGAGGACGCCATTATCGCCGAAAGAGATCGCCAAATTCAAGAGCTAGAAGCCGGCAGGAGCATAGCTGGCGAGACCCGAGGATGGTCACTTGGATCGAAAGAGACCCGGAGGTTACGAGGGAAGGAAGGCGAAGTCGACTATCGTTACATGCCTGATCCTGATATCGCGCCGCTTGTGATAGGAAATGATCTGGTGGAGCATCTTCGAACTTCGTTGGCCGTGTTGCCAGACGCGGAGCTGGATACGTTAATAAATGATTTTGGATTGACCGCCAAGGATGCTCTATCGCTGATCATTCTGGATAATGGAGCTAGGGTTCAATATTTTTACAAAGTGTTGGATGGCATTGACCGAAAGATGCAAGTCGAACTGgcagacaagacaagaccgGATTTGAAGAGCTACGCAACTCTTGCTGCAAATTGGGTCACACACGAACTGGGCCGGCTGACAACGTACAAAGCCGGGCcattggcctcggccgagCTACTCTTCACAGCGGACGGTGAATGCGCGCAAGTTCCTGCTGCTGATTTGTCCCAACTCCTTTATCATCTATGTCTAAAGCAAATTACGGGCAAGGTCGCCAAAGAACTCCTTTTGTCTATTTATCTCGAAGAACTGCAAGGTAGTGTAGAGGAGGCCATCGAGGCAAACGGCTTATGGTTCAGGGAGATTTCGGAGACTGAGTATCGACAGTTGGCAAAAGAGGCTGTGGAAGGAGAGGACAAGGTCTTGCAGGAATTTATTGGTTATAAGAAGTTTCCGCAAGGAAAGTTGATGTATCTTGTTGgaaagatgatgaagatgggcCCCACGGAGCGGATCAATGCCGCGACTGCTGAGGCCGCTATGAGGGCGCAGATTGAAGCCTCACAAGGCCGAGGTTGA